One stretch of Aeromicrobium fastidiosum DNA includes these proteins:
- a CDS encoding COX15/CtaA family protein — MGVTEHRAGLGLRRPTDTSVERWAWAAVVANTVIILTGGLVRLTGSGLGCPTWPKCTDQSFVPHRELGVHGVIEFGNRMLTYVLIAVVVAVFVAVWRWSRTSRDLRRLAALIALGVPFQGVIGGITVLTDLNPWIVSLHLLLSLALVAASVLLVVRVRGGSSVKVFPRTRALVVSTYAVLWVVVYLGTVVTGSGPHAGDDQAPRNMLDPQVMSHVHAAAVYVLVALTVACCLLLRGTPLLRLAVCLLVAELAQGTIGFVQYFTDLPIALVAVHLVGAAALVAVATRLLVETVAARFLVGQQPATVESSSR, encoded by the coding sequence GTGGGAGTGACCGAGCACCGCGCCGGACTGGGTCTTCGCCGGCCCACCGACACCTCCGTCGAGCGCTGGGCCTGGGCCGCCGTCGTCGCCAACACCGTCATCATCCTGACCGGCGGGCTCGTGCGGCTGACCGGATCGGGGCTCGGCTGCCCGACGTGGCCCAAGTGCACCGACCAGTCGTTCGTGCCGCACCGCGAGCTCGGCGTCCACGGCGTCATCGAGTTCGGCAACCGGATGCTGACGTACGTGCTGATCGCGGTCGTCGTCGCGGTGTTCGTCGCGGTCTGGCGCTGGTCGCGCACGTCCCGAGACCTGCGCCGCCTCGCGGCACTCATCGCGCTGGGCGTGCCGTTCCAGGGCGTCATCGGCGGCATCACGGTGCTGACCGATCTCAACCCGTGGATCGTCTCGCTGCACCTGCTGCTGTCGCTGGCGCTGGTCGCCGCATCGGTACTGCTGGTCGTCCGGGTGCGTGGCGGGTCATCGGTCAAGGTCTTCCCACGCACCCGTGCCCTGGTCGTCTCGACGTACGCGGTCCTGTGGGTCGTCGTCTACCTCGGCACCGTCGTGACGGGCAGCGGCCCGCACGCGGGCGACGACCAGGCACCGCGCAACATGCTCGACCCGCAGGTCATGAGCCACGTGCACGCCGCCGCGGTGTACGTGCTCGTCGCCCTGACCGTCGCCTGCTGCCTGCTGCTGCGTGGCACGCCGCTCCTGCGCCTCGCCGTGTGCCTGCTCGTCGCCGAGCTCGCGCAGGGCACGATCGGCTTCGTGCAGTACTTCACCGATCTGCCGATCGCGCTCGTCGCGGTTCACCTCGTCGGTGCCGCGGCGCTCGTCGCGGTGGCCACGCGCCTGCTGGTCGAGACCGTCGCCGCGCGGTTCTTGGTGGGCCAGCAGCCCGCGACGGTCGAGTCGTCGTCCCGTTGA
- a CDS encoding DUF6989 domain-containing protein, which produces MSSRSVTDSPTSTDHGTDLVPLAVVHAGLLVAGGAALSLDRPAQGWGVLLTVIAYVAALQVAARRSGRPDLAALAAFLVPVSVFQVLPDWVLAGLVGTLRFPDTGGLRVDDVIPVAMAGMWVAPLFIAVALAAGRPGRAAVLAVVVFLAAEIAAPMLGLWEPTGDTTRWAGVAIYVLPAEAALGWATAHAFRATRTSSVPTRIGAALAVSTFYLGALVLSFFLIDVAGWSITA; this is translated from the coding sequence ATGTCCTCACGGTCGGTCACCGACTCCCCCACGTCCACCGACCACGGCACCGACCTGGTGCCCCTCGCCGTGGTGCACGCCGGCCTGCTGGTCGCCGGCGGTGCCGCACTGTCGCTCGACCGCCCGGCCCAGGGGTGGGGCGTGCTGCTCACGGTCATCGCCTACGTCGCGGCGCTGCAGGTCGCCGCGCGGCGGTCGGGTCGTCCGGACCTCGCCGCGCTGGCCGCCTTCCTGGTGCCGGTGTCGGTGTTCCAGGTGCTGCCCGACTGGGTGCTGGCGGGTCTCGTCGGCACCCTGCGCTTTCCCGACACGGGCGGGCTGCGGGTCGACGACGTCATCCCGGTCGCGATGGCCGGGATGTGGGTCGCGCCGCTGTTCATCGCCGTCGCCCTCGCTGCCGGTCGTCCGGGCCGCGCGGCGGTGCTGGCGGTCGTCGTATTCCTGGCTGCCGAGATCGCTGCTCCGATGCTCGGCCTGTGGGAGCCCACCGGCGACACCACTCGGTGGGCCGGCGTCGCGATCTACGTCCTGCCCGCCGAGGCGGCGCTGGGCTGGGCCACCGCCCACGCCTTCCGCGCCACCCGGACGTCGTCCGTGCCGACCCGCATCGGGGCAGCGCTCGCGGTGTCGACGTTCTACCTCGGAGCGCTCGTCCTGTCGTTCTTCCTGATCGACGTCGCGGGGTGGAGCATCACCGCCTGA
- a CDS encoding inositol monophosphatase family protein, with translation MPAAWDLDASLSDADLAVALVRSAGALAAQMRAEGLTTDVKTSISDVVTAADRAAEEHVMNTLRVTRPDDGILGEEGAAHTGTSGRTWVIDPVDGTYNFVSGLAYWCSALALQDDDGAVLGAVHQPSSGETWVGGRGLPTTLDGTPLAPLADRPLDECSLATYIHPSTLSDPDVLQSWLAVVAGVATPRLLGSGSMDLSNVATGRVGAWAQHSTPAWDWLPGQALVEAAGGRTAVVEHRGHRWHLAANPQALDELVERLTAS, from the coding sequence ATGCCTGCCGCCTGGGACCTCGATGCCTCGCTCTCCGACGCCGACTTGGCGGTGGCCCTCGTCCGGTCAGCCGGTGCCCTCGCTGCCCAGATGCGGGCCGAGGGGCTGACCACCGACGTCAAGACCTCGATCTCGGACGTCGTCACGGCCGCCGACAGGGCCGCCGAGGAGCACGTCATGAACACGCTCCGGGTCACGCGTCCGGACGACGGGATCCTCGGCGAGGAGGGCGCGGCGCACACCGGCACGAGCGGACGCACGTGGGTCATCGACCCCGTCGACGGCACGTACAACTTCGTGTCAGGCCTGGCCTACTGGTGCAGCGCACTGGCGCTGCAGGACGACGACGGCGCCGTCCTGGGTGCAGTGCACCAGCCGAGCAGCGGCGAGACGTGGGTGGGCGGTCGCGGCCTGCCCACGACGCTCGACGGCACGCCGCTGGCTCCCCTCGCCGATCGACCGCTGGACGAGTGCAGCCTCGCGACCTACATCCACCCGTCGACGCTCAGCGATCCCGACGTGCTGCAGAGCTGGCTGGCCGTCGTGGCGGGAGTCGCCACACCTCGACTCCTGGGCTCGGGGTCGATGGACCTGTCGAACGTCGCCACGGGCCGGGTCGGCGCGTGGGCGCAGCACTCCACCCCCGCGTGGGACTGGCTCCCCGGCCAGGCACTCGTCGAGGCCGCCGGCGGACGCACCGCGGTCGTCGAGCACCGCGGGCACCGGTGGCACCTCGCCGCCAACCCGCAGGCCCTGGACGAGCTGGTCGAGCGCCTCACGGCGTCGTAG
- a CDS encoding heme o synthase has product MDVNTTSHADVPTSPSFTDVVKSYVALTKPRIIELLLLTTVPVMFLAQQGVPPFWLVIATFVGGALSAGSANALNCVVDADIDQLMRRTSRRPLARHQIPTRNALIFGLVLGVVSTAVLGVWVNWLSAGLALVANVFYVIGYTMILKRRTTQNIVWGGAAGCFPAMIGWTAVTNELALAPVVLFLVVFFWTPPHFWSLAMRYREDYAAASVPMLPSVVGSAEVARQIVIYTWVMVGTSLLLWPLTPTGWFYPAVAIVLGIVFLIEAYDLKSRAQDTEELSVLKPMRLFHFSNAYLALLFVAAAVDPFLR; this is encoded by the coding sequence ATGGATGTGAACACCACCAGCCATGCCGACGTACCCACTTCTCCTTCGTTCACCGACGTGGTCAAGTCGTATGTCGCGCTGACGAAGCCGCGCATCATCGAGCTGCTCCTGCTCACGACCGTCCCGGTCATGTTCCTCGCCCAGCAGGGCGTGCCCCCGTTCTGGCTGGTCATCGCCACGTTCGTGGGCGGCGCGCTGTCAGCAGGCAGCGCCAACGCCCTCAACTGCGTCGTCGACGCCGACATCGACCAGCTGATGCGCCGCACGTCGCGCCGTCCGCTGGCTCGGCACCAGATCCCGACCCGCAACGCGCTGATCTTCGGCCTCGTGCTCGGCGTCGTGTCGACCGCCGTGCTGGGTGTCTGGGTCAACTGGCTCTCGGCCGGCCTCGCGCTGGTCGCCAACGTCTTCTACGTCATCGGCTACACGATGATCCTCAAGCGCCGCACGACGCAGAACATCGTGTGGGGCGGGGCCGCTGGCTGCTTCCCGGCGATGATCGGCTGGACGGCTGTCACGAACGAGCTCGCGTTGGCCCCCGTCGTGCTGTTCCTCGTGGTGTTCTTCTGGACGCCTCCGCACTTCTGGTCGCTCGCGATGCGCTACCGCGAGGACTACGCCGCGGCGAGCGTCCCGATGCTGCCGTCGGTCGTCGGCTCGGCCGAGGTCGCCCGCCAGATCGTCATCTACACGTGGGTCATGGTCGGCACGTCGCTGCTGCTGTGGCCGCTGACGCCGACGGGCTGGTTCTACCCGGCCGTCGCGATCGTGCTCGGCATCGTGTTCCTGATCGAGGCCTACGACCTCAAGTCGCGCGCGCAGGACACCGAGGAGCTCTCGGTGCTCAAGCCGATGCGGCTGTTCCACTTCAGCAACGCCTACCTGGCCCTGCTGTTCGTGGCTGCCGCGGTCGATCCCTTCCTGCGCTGA
- the tkt gene encoding transketolase: MTSGTPSLEWTDLDKKAVDTVRLLAADAVQKVGNGHPGTAISLAPVAYLHYQKLMRHDPSDPHWAGRDRFVLSCGHSSLTQYIQLYLAGYPMTLDDLKSLRTWGSQTPGHPEYNHTPGVEVTTGPLGQGVANAVGFAMAARRERGLLDPSAAAGESPFDHHVYVIASDGDLQEGVSAEASSLAGTQQLGNLTVLWDDNRISIEDDTNIAFTEDVAARYEAYGWHVQTVDWTNGGTEYVEDVQALWDAYQAAEAVTDRPSFIQLRTIIAWPTPNAQGTGGSHGSALGDDEIRATKELLGFDPEKTFIVDDDVIAHTQAVRDRAAAERETWQTSFDAWASAHPDNAALLERLKNRELPAGWDADLPVYEADAKGVATRVASGDFLSAAVAGLPELWGGSADLAGSNNTTPKGEPSFLPPERSSAKFTGDWYGRVLHFGIREHAMGAIMNGIVQHGLTRPYGGTFLTFSDYMRGAVRLAALQELPVTYVWTHDSIGLGEDGPTHQPVEHLASLRAIPGLDVVRPADANETIAAWKTIMGLTDRPAALILSRQNLPTFPRDADGYASAELTSKGAYVLLDTDGTPDVILFGTGSEVQIAVKARELLAAEGVQARVVSMPSREWFEQQHASYRDEVIPPSLRARVSVEAGVALGWRDVVGDAGRVVSLEHYGASADYQTLYDKFGITAEAVAAAAKDSIAAAAGEPAAPFHARPSGPVGPGDNADAPSH, translated from the coding sequence GTGACGTCCGGAACCCCCTCCCTGGAGTGGACAGACCTCGACAAGAAGGCCGTGGACACCGTTCGTCTCCTGGCCGCCGATGCCGTGCAGAAGGTCGGCAACGGCCACCCCGGCACCGCCATCAGCCTGGCCCCCGTGGCCTACCTGCACTACCAGAAGCTGATGCGCCACGACCCGAGCGATCCGCACTGGGCGGGTCGCGACCGGTTCGTGCTCTCGTGCGGCCACTCGAGCCTCACGCAGTACATCCAGCTCTACCTCGCGGGCTACCCCATGACGCTCGACGACCTCAAGAGCCTGCGCACGTGGGGCAGCCAGACGCCCGGTCACCCCGAGTACAACCACACGCCCGGCGTCGAGGTCACCACCGGCCCGCTCGGCCAGGGCGTCGCCAACGCCGTCGGCTTCGCGATGGCCGCCCGCCGCGAGCGCGGCCTGCTCGACCCGTCGGCCGCCGCCGGCGAGAGCCCGTTCGACCACCACGTCTACGTCATCGCCTCCGACGGCGACCTCCAGGAAGGCGTCTCGGCCGAGGCGTCGTCGCTCGCCGGAACCCAGCAGCTCGGCAACCTCACGGTGCTGTGGGACGACAACCGCATCTCGATCGAGGACGACACCAACATCGCCTTCACCGAGGACGTCGCGGCGCGCTACGAGGCCTACGGCTGGCACGTCCAGACCGTCGACTGGACCAACGGCGGCACCGAGTACGTCGAGGACGTCCAGGCCCTCTGGGACGCCTACCAAGCCGCCGAGGCCGTCACGGACCGTCCGAGCTTCATCCAGCTGCGCACGATCATCGCCTGGCCCACCCCCAACGCCCAGGGCACGGGCGGCTCGCACGGCTCCGCGCTCGGCGACGACGAGATCCGCGCGACCAAGGAGCTACTCGGCTTCGACCCCGAGAAGACCTTCATCGTCGACGACGACGTCATCGCCCACACGCAGGCCGTCCGCGACCGCGCGGCCGCCGAGCGTGAGACCTGGCAGACGTCGTTCGACGCGTGGGCCTCGGCCCACCCCGACAACGCGGCTCTGCTCGAGCGGCTCAAGAACCGCGAGCTGCCCGCCGGCTGGGACGCCGACCTGCCCGTCTACGAGGCCGACGCCAAGGGCGTCGCGACCCGTGTGGCGTCGGGCGACTTCCTGTCGGCCGCCGTCGCCGGCCTGCCCGAGCTGTGGGGCGGCTCCGCCGACCTCGCGGGCTCCAACAACACGACACCCAAGGGCGAGCCGTCGTTCCTTCCGCCCGAGCGCTCCAGCGCGAAGTTCACGGGCGACTGGTACGGCCGGGTGCTGCACTTCGGCATCCGCGAGCACGCCATGGGCGCGATCATGAACGGCATCGTGCAGCACGGCCTCACGCGTCCGTACGGCGGCACGTTCCTCACGTTCAGCGACTACATGCGCGGGGCCGTGCGACTCGCGGCACTGCAGGAGCTGCCCGTCACCTACGTGTGGACGCACGACTCGATCGGCCTCGGCGAGGATGGACCCACGCACCAGCCGGTCGAGCACCTCGCCTCGCTGCGGGCCATCCCCGGCCTCGACGTCGTCCGACCGGCCGACGCCAACGAGACGATCGCCGCCTGGAAGACCATCATGGGGCTGACCGACCGGCCCGCCGCCCTGATCCTGAGCCGCCAGAACCTGCCGACGTTCCCGCGCGACGCCGACGGCTACGCGTCGGCAGAGCTGACGTCCAAGGGCGCCTACGTCCTCCTCGACACGGACGGCACGCCCGACGTCATCCTGTTCGGCACGGGCTCGGAGGTGCAGATCGCGGTCAAGGCTCGCGAGCTGCTGGCTGCCGAGGGTGTCCAGGCGCGCGTCGTCTCGATGCCGAGCCGTGAGTGGTTCGAGCAGCAGCACGCGTCGTACCGCGACGAGGTCATCCCGCCGTCGCTGCGCGCCCGCGTGTCGGTCGAGGCCGGCGTGGCCCTGGGCTGGCGCGACGTGGTCGGCGATGCCGGCCGGGTCGTCAGTCTCGAGCACTACGGCGCGTCGGCCGACTACCAGACGCTCTACGACAAGTTCGGCATCACCGCCGAGGCCGTCGCCGCCGCCGCCAAGGACTCCATCGCGGCTGCCGCGGGCGAGCCCGCCGCACCGTTCCACGCCCGGCCGTCAGGACCTGTCGGCCCGGGTGACAACGCGGACGCCCCGTCCCACTGA
- the tal gene encoding transaldolase: MNERLKALADAGVSIWLDDLSRERIETGNLAELVSDGGVVGVTTNPSIFASALAKGEKYEPQVKELKASGADVATTVFELTTTDVQNGCDILKPVYDASGGADGRVSIEVDPDLARDTEGTIKLAHRLWERVSRPNLLIKIPATLEGLPAITSVIAEGISVNVTLIFSLERYRGVMDAYLEGLEQADAAGRDLSTIHSVASFFVSRVDTEVDKRLGEGHPLRGTAALANARLAYEAYEDVFGSDRFTALKAKGANAQRPLWASTGVKDPNLPDTLYVTELVVDNTVNTMPEKTLQAVADHGEILGDRVHGTYEESRDAIAALEREGISYDEVVKLLEDEGLEKFEASWNELLETVAAELDKA; this comes from the coding sequence ATGAACGAACGTCTCAAGGCCCTGGCTGACGCCGGGGTGTCCATCTGGCTCGACGACCTGTCCCGCGAGCGCATCGAGACCGGCAACCTCGCCGAGCTCGTGTCCGACGGCGGCGTCGTCGGCGTCACGACCAATCCCTCGATCTTCGCCTCGGCGCTGGCCAAGGGCGAGAAGTACGAGCCCCAGGTCAAGGAGCTCAAGGCGTCCGGTGCGGACGTCGCCACGACGGTCTTCGAGCTCACGACGACCGACGTGCAGAACGGCTGCGACATCCTGAAGCCGGTCTACGACGCCAGCGGCGGCGCCGACGGTCGTGTGTCGATCGAGGTCGACCCCGATCTGGCCCGTGACACCGAAGGCACGATCAAGCTGGCCCACCGCCTGTGGGAGCGGGTCAGCCGTCCCAACCTGCTCATCAAGATCCCCGCGACGCTCGAGGGTCTCCCGGCGATCACCTCGGTCATCGCCGAGGGCATCAGCGTCAACGTGACGCTGATCTTCTCGCTCGAGCGCTACCGCGGCGTCATGGACGCCTACCTCGAGGGTCTCGAGCAGGCCGACGCCGCAGGTCGCGACCTGTCGACGATCCACTCGGTCGCGTCGTTCTTCGTCAGCCGCGTCGACACCGAGGTCGACAAGCGGCTCGGTGAGGGCCACCCGCTGCGCGGCACCGCCGCGCTGGCCAACGCCCGCCTCGCGTACGAGGCCTACGAGGACGTCTTCGGCTCCGACCGGTTCACGGCGCTCAAGGCCAAGGGAGCCAACGCGCAGCGTCCGCTCTGGGCTTCGACCGGCGTCAAGGACCCCAACCTGCCCGACACGCTCTACGTCACCGAGCTCGTCGTCGACAACACCGTCAACACGATGCCCGAGAAGACGCTGCAGGCCGTCGCCGACCACGGCGAGATCCTCGGCGACCGCGTCCACGGCACCTACGAGGAGTCGCGCGACGCCATCGCCGCGCTCGAGCGGGAGGGCATCTCGTACGACGAGGTCGTCAAGCTGCTCGAGGACGAGGGTCTCGAGAAGTTCGAGGCCTCCTGGAACGAGCTGCTCGAGACCGTCGCCGCCGAGCTCGACAAGGCCTGA
- a CDS encoding glucose-6-phosphate isomerase codes for MPAHHGVDVALTVPSTDELDEALNGVVADRVASRIAAQDPTLWGPDAESEASIRLSWTQLAESSRPLVAEIEALRAELHDQGIDHVVLCGMGGSSLAPEVICHTAGVDLTVLDSSQPDMVRSALADRLDRTVVVVSSKSGGTVETDSQRRAYEQAFTEAGIDPVQRIVVVTDPGSPLDEQASEAGYRVFRADPHVGGRYSALTAFGLVPSGLAGADIGELLDSAEQAQAALFADDVDNPALRLGVLLGVANRHGVDKLVLADRSGHGIGDWIEQLVAESTGKQGRGILPVVVPDEDAPNFVPSTTDSIITVIGQSQVGVIERTARLAGNLAHATLAATLGDNPPVDDSAVPTALSGYAAVVDGPLGAQMLLWEVAVAVAGRLIGIDPFDQPDVESAKKAARELLDGAGDVPTPDFSEDGIDVYGAGSSLADALDRLLDQIDVERGYLAVQVYLDRIAHADFAEVRETLAEQLTRPVTFGWGPRFLHSTGQFHKGGTPTGVFLQITGTPHDDLAISGRDFTFGSFIDSQAAGDAAVLRDHGRPVLRLHLTDVEAGLARIRELLA; via the coding sequence GTGCCCGCACACCACGGCGTCGACGTCGCGCTCACCGTCCCGTCCACCGACGAGCTCGACGAGGCGCTGAACGGCGTCGTCGCCGACCGCGTCGCGTCGCGGATCGCCGCGCAGGACCCCACCCTGTGGGGGCCTGACGCGGAGTCCGAGGCGAGCATCCGGCTCAGCTGGACCCAGCTCGCGGAGTCGTCCCGCCCGCTGGTCGCCGAGATCGAGGCCCTGCGCGCCGAGCTCCACGACCAGGGCATCGACCACGTCGTGCTGTGCGGCATGGGCGGATCGTCCCTGGCCCCCGAGGTCATCTGCCACACCGCGGGCGTCGACCTGACGGTGCTCGACTCCTCGCAGCCCGACATGGTGCGCTCCGCCCTGGCCGACCGGCTCGACCGCACGGTCGTCGTCGTGTCGAGCAAGTCGGGCGGCACCGTCGAGACCGACAGCCAGCGCCGCGCCTACGAGCAGGCCTTCACCGAGGCCGGCATCGACCCGGTGCAGCGCATCGTGGTCGTCACCGACCCCGGCTCGCCGCTCGACGAGCAGGCCAGCGAGGCCGGCTACCGCGTGTTCCGTGCCGATCCGCACGTCGGCGGCCGCTACTCGGCGCTCACGGCGTTCGGGCTCGTCCCGAGCGGTCTCGCCGGCGCCGACATCGGCGAGCTGCTCGACAGCGCCGAGCAGGCCCAGGCCGCGCTCTTCGCCGACGACGTCGACAACCCGGCGCTGCGGCTCGGCGTGCTGCTGGGCGTCGCCAACCGGCACGGCGTCGACAAGCTCGTGCTGGCCGACCGTTCGGGTCACGGCATCGGCGACTGGATCGAGCAGCTCGTCGCGGAGTCGACGGGCAAGCAGGGCCGGGGCATCCTCCCGGTCGTCGTGCCCGACGAGGACGCGCCCAACTTCGTGCCGTCCACGACCGACTCGATCATCACGGTCATCGGCCAGAGCCAGGTCGGCGTCATCGAGCGCACGGCTCGTCTCGCCGGCAACCTGGCCCATGCGACTCTCGCCGCGACGCTGGGCGACAACCCGCCGGTCGACGACAGTGCCGTGCCCACGGCCCTGTCGGGCTACGCCGCCGTCGTCGACGGCCCCCTCGGCGCGCAGATGCTGCTGTGGGAGGTCGCCGTCGCAGTCGCCGGACGCCTGATCGGCATCGACCCCTTCGACCAGCCCGATGTCGAGAGCGCCAAGAAGGCCGCTCGCGAGCTGCTCGACGGTGCCGGCGACGTGCCGACGCCTGACTTCAGCGAGGACGGCATCGACGTCTACGGTGCCGGCTCCTCGCTGGCCGACGCCCTCGACCGGCTGCTCGACCAGATCGACGTCGAGCGCGGCTACCTGGCCGTGCAGGTCTACCTCGACCGCATCGCCCACGCCGACTTCGCCGAGGTGCGCGAGACGCTGGCCGAGCAGCTGACACGGCCCGTGACCTTCGGGTGGGGCCCGCGCTTCCTGCACTCCACGGGGCAGTTCCACAAGGGCGGCACCCCCACGGGGGTGTTCCTGCAGATCACCGGCACGCCTCACGACGACCTGGCGATCTCGGGCCGCGATTTCACATTCGGCTCGTTCATCGACTCCCAGGCCGCGGGCGACGCCGCCGTGCTGCGCGACCACGGTCGTCCGGTGCTGCGCCTGCACCTCACCGA